Part of the Terrisporobacter glycolicus ATCC 14880 = DSM 1288 genome is shown below.
AAGAATATGTAGGTAAAACAGTGGAAGTTTTAATAGAAGGAAAAAGTAAAACTGATGATAGTAAATTTACAGGAAGAACTAGACAAAATAAACTAGTAAACTTCACAGTTAAAAATCCAGAAGAAAACTTAGTTGGAAAATTAATGGACGTTAAAATAAGTTCAGCGACAACATTCTCATTAGTTGGGGAAGAGGTTTAGTATAAAAAGGTGCAAAATTATTAAATTTTGCGCCTTTTTATTTGTATCTATTAAGTTTCTTTAATTATAACTTTTTATACTAATGTTAATAAACAGTAAAGAAAATTTTAAAGAGGCTACGCCTTTAGTTAGATAATTTATATTTAAATGTTATATTTTTAAGAGATTTAGATGATATTCAAGCTACAAATGTTTGTTTACTTGATTCAGGTGATAAAAATATTATTTATAGAAAAAGTTGTGATGAAATTAAATATTCATTTAGTTATCCTTTAAGAGCTAGACTAAAAAGATTATATATGTGTTCTAATAGGATCTGAAACTAAAGTACGATGGTTAGATAGTTTATGTTTATATCAAAGCATAAAATAAGTCCCATAATATTTATGAGACTTTAATTAGTTTTTATAAAATTTAAAAAGTTCTCCAAAATCCTAGCAGTTATACCCCAAATAACATAGTCCTTATATTCATAAAACCAAACAGGATATTCGCCCATAGCAAATTCATATTTTTCTTTATTAGGTATTTTTTCATAAGGAAAATTTTCATTTGGAACGACTTTTACATCATTTGTATAAATATTTGCATCGTAATTTATTAAATAATCAATAGGGACTAAAAATATATGATCCACTTCATCCTTATTAATATTTAAGTTTTTTATGTCTTTAATTTCACCTAAGTAAGGATGGATTATTAAATTTGCATGTGATACATAAATATCTAAGGGAGATATAATATTAATGTTATCTTCATTAATTCCTATTTCTTCGCAAGTTTCTCTTATACAAGCTTCTTTTGGGGTTTCATTTTTTTCAATTCTTCCTCCAGGAAAGGAGATTTCTCCAGGCTGACGCCTCATTTTTCTTGATCTTAGTTCAAACAAGATAGAGTATTTTCCATTTTCTTTTACTAGGGGTATTAATACAGAAGCACGTTTCATGTTTTCATAACCATTTATATAGGGCTGATAATTATTAAATTTGTCAATTATGTCTTTCAAAATAAAGCCTCCTAAAATTAAATATATTATTAATATAATACTATAATAACATTATAGAGTTAAAGATATTAAAAAAATTTATGCTATACTAAAATAATAATACTTAGTTAATGGGGGATTTGATGAATAAAATTAATAATATATTAGAAGAAATAAAACTTCCTGAAATTATAAAAGTAAAACAAATATTCGATAAAACTAGTATAAATAACGTGGAAGAAGAAATAAAAAGATTATTAAATGAAGGAAACTTTAAGAATAAAATAAAAAAGGGAAAAACTGTAGCTATAACTGGGGGAAGTAGAGGAATTAGTAACTATAAAATTATAATGAAAACCATAGTTGATTTTGTAAAAAACGAAGGTGGCATTCCATTTATTGTTCCAGCCATGGGGAGTCATGGTGGAGGCGATGCAAAAGGGCAAAAGCATATTCTCGAAAAATTAGGTATTACAGAAGAAAATATGGGATGTGAAATAAAGTCTTCCATGGAAGTTGTAGAAATAGGAAGAACAATCAAAGGCTTACCCGTTTATATTGATAAAAATGCTTTTTATGCCCATGGGATAATACTTGTAAACAGAATAAAGGCACATACTTCTTTTAGAGGGGAATATGAAAGCGGTCTAGTTAAAATGCTTGCCATAGGACTGGGAAAAAGAAAAGGTGCAGATATTACTCACTCTTTAAGATTTGAAAAAATGGCTGAAAATATTTTAGAGTCGGCTAAAGTGTCTCTATCTAAATTAAATATACTGTTTGGAGTTGGTTCGGTAGAAAATGCTTATGATAATGTAGCTCATATAAATATATTAAATAAGGATGAAATTCTTATAAAAGAACCTTTATTATTAGAAAAATCAAAAGAGCTAATGGGAAAATTATATTTAGATAATATAGATGTATTAATAGTAAAAGAAATTGGTAAAAACATAAGTGGTACTGGTATGGATACGAATATTATAGGAAGATATCATACTAAAGCTGCATCAGGAGGTCCGAATATAACAAAAATAGGTGTATTAAATCTAAATAGTAGTTCAAATGGAAATGCTAATGGAATGGGTTTAGCAGACTTTATAAGTGAAAAGTTTTATAATAATATTGAGTTTGAAAGTACATATTTAAATGCTATAACTTCCACAGAGCCAAATAGTATTAAGCTTCCTATGGTTTTAGAAAATGATAAATATGTATTTAAAGCTTGCGCTAAAACCTGCGGTATTTTAAACTTCAAAGATATTAAGTTAGTTATCATAGAAAATACTAAAAATTTGAATGAAATATATATGAGTAAAGAAGCATACAAAAGTATAAGTGAAGATAAAATGGTTGAGGTTAAGGGAAGTTATTTTGAAATAAAATTTGATGATAATGGTAATTTCATCATATAAAATGTTAAAAGTATATTAAAATATTAAATTATTGTAAAATCCGTTAAGATGCTGTTAATATACGAAATATTAATCCACTATATAATATAATAAAATAAAAAGGAGTGGATAGTATGACTACTACAGCTTGGATATTTATGGCAACAGCTTTTGTTATAATTGGAGGAGCAGCAGGATTATCTCTTAATAAAATTTTAAAGAGTAACAAATAAGGTCTAGTATAAACTTCAATACATTATATATTAAATGATATTATAATATAATAATATTCAAATAGCTATTTATTTGCAAAAATAAATAGCTATTTATTTTTTGTTCTTATTAAAAAACATCTGTCTACGATTAAAATGCATAATAGAATTATAAAGCCTTCTACTATTATTACCTATCTGAAAAAGTATAACAAACAGTATCACTATTTAAATAACCCCGCCCTACTTTAAAACTATTAATAAATAATATTTACATTAATTATTATTTTATTGTTAGAGGCAAAAAAATCCAATAAAATAACGCAATATTAATAAAAATTTATAATAAATTCAATATTTTTATAGATAACATATAAATTGTGTTATATGATATAATAACTAAAGATGAGGAGGTAGAAAGATGGAGATTGACAGAAATAAACTTACTCCTATGATGAAACAATACTTTGAATGCAAGGATAAATATCCTGATTGTATATTGTTTTTCAGATTAGGTGATTTTTACGAAATGTTCTTTGAAGATGCTATCGTGGCATCGAAAGTACTAGAAATAGCGTTAACAGGAAAATCTTGCGGTTTAGAAGAGAGAGCACCTATGTGTGGTATTCCCTTTCATGCTGCCGCTTCATATATATCGAAATTAGTAGAAGCAGGATATAAAGTTGCTATTGGGGAGCAAATGGAAGACCCTCAAAGTGTAAAGGGTATAGTAAAAAGAGAAGTAATTCAAGTAGTTACACCAGGGACTGTGTTAGAAGGAAGCTTGCTTGAAAACAAGAAAAATAATTACCTTATGTCTTTATATAAAGTAAATGATAAAATAGGTCTTTCTTATGTGGATATAAGTACGGGGGAAACAAATGCAACTTGTATAGCGAAAGATAAAGTTATTGAAGAAATAGCAAAGGTTAGTCCTTCGGAAATAATATTAAATGATTTAAGCTTCAAAGATAATTTAAAAAATATTGCTACAATGAGTAATATTTATATAAACGAAAATTTTGATGAAGATTATTTAAATACAAAAATATTAAGTGAATATTTCAGTGAAGACTATTTAAGAAGTTTAAGGTTTGATAATGACAATTTAATAAAAACTAGTTTATGCATACTTCTTAATTATATATATAATACTCAAAAACAAATAACATCAAATATAAATGTAATAACCATATATAATCCAATGGAATATATGGTTCTTGATATGTTTACTAGAATAAATCTTGAGTTAACTCAAACAATTAGGGGTTCTAAGAAAAAGGGATCATTACTGCATGTATTAGATAAAACGTCAACTGCCATGGGAGGTAGACTTCTTAGAAAATATGTGGAAGAACCTTTAGTTAATAAAAAGAAGATAGATGAAAGACTAGATGTTATTGAGGAAATAAAAGAAGATTTTTCATTAAGAGAAGATTTAATAGATATATTAAAAAATGTCTACGACATAGAAAGAATTTGTGGAAAGATTGCTTTTGAAAAAGTAAGTCCCAAAGAAATGATTAACTTGAAAAATTCCATAGAAAAGCTTCCGCTTTTAAGTGATAGAATAAACTCTTGTGATGGAGATACTATAAAAAAATATATAGATAATATGGAAGACTTAAAAGACATTTATGAGTTAATAAATGAATCTATTATAGAAGAACCTAGTATTACAATTAAAGACGGGAATATAATAAAATCATCTTATAACGAAGAATTAAGAGAACTTAGAGATATTTCAAAAAATGGAGCTTTCATGATAAAAGATATAGAAAATCGTGAAAGAGAAAAAACAGGAGTTAAATCACTTAAAATAGGATTTAATAAGGTTTTTGGTTATTATATAGAAATAACTAAAGTAAATCTTGCAAACTTAGATTTGGAAGGTAGATATATAAGAAAGCAAACTTTAAGTAATGCAGAAAGATTTATAACAGAAGAATTAAAAGAAATAGAAGATAAAATCCTACATGCTGAGGAAAAAATAAAATCATTGGAATATGAAATTTTTGTAAAAATTAGACAAACTATTTATAACAATATTGATAGAATTCAAAATGTGGCTAAAATAATAGGAAATATAGATGTATTTACTTCATTTGCTACAGTTGCTCATATTAATAACTATGTTAAGCCCAGTATTAACAATGATAATAAACTGGATATAAAAAATGGACGTCACCCAGTAATTGAAAATATAGTGGGAGAAGAAAACTTCGTTCCAAATGATACTTATTTAAATAGTGGTGAAAATATTATAAATATAATTACAGGGCCTAATATGTCTGGTAAATCTACATATATGAGACAAACAGCCATAATTTGTTTAATGGCACATATGGGGTCATTTGTGCCAGCAGAATACGCAAATATTCCAATTTCTGATAGGATATTTACTAGAGTAGGTGCAAGCGATGACTTATCACAAGGTCAATCAACATTTATGGTGGAAATGAGCGAGGTTTCTCATATATTAAAAAATGCAACAGATAAAAGTTTAGTTATACTAGATGAAATAGGTAGGGGTACATCCACTTATGACGGTATAAGTTTAGCTTGGTCCATAGTTGAATATATAGAAAAATATATTAAATGTAAGACTTTATTTGCAACTCATTATCACGAATTAACTGAATTGGAAAATGAATTTGATGAAGTAAAAAACTACTCTATTGCTGTTAAAGATGATGGAGAAAATATAATTTTCCTTAGAAAAATAATAGATCAAGCAGCAGATAAAAGTTATGGTATCTATGTTGCTAAACTTGCTAAGCTTCCTGACGAAGTTATTAATAGATCATCAGAAATTTTAAAGGATTTAGAAAAAAATCATATATATAACGGCTACGCCATAAATGGAGGAGCTAATAATGAAGATGCCAATTTAGATATAGGGAACAAATGTTCTAATGGAAAAGATTCAACATTAAACTTAGAATTGGAACTAAAAAAACTGGAAGATAGCAACTTTAAAAATGAGAATGAACATTTAAAACTTGAAAAAGAAAGCTTAAAAAAGACTTATAAAAAGCTTAAAAAAGATTATGAAAAGTTAAATGTTGAATATGAAAAACTGCAAAGAGAAAATTTGGATAATATAGCAAATAAAGAAGTAGCGCTAAGTGAGGACCAAATATCTTTTGATGTAGTTAAAGATGATGATATATTAGAGGAAATAAAAGGTTTAGATATATTAAGTATGACACCATTAGATGCAATGAACGCACTTTTCAATCTTCAAAAGAAAGCAAAGAAATAGCGCCCACAAAAATAAATTCTTTGGAGGGATATTATGTCAAAGAAAATAAATATACTAGATGATATAACAATAAATAAAATAGCAGCAGGAGAAGTAGTCGAAAGACCTTCTTCTGTTACTAAAGAATTAATAGAA
Proteins encoded:
- a CDS encoding lactate racemase domain-containing protein encodes the protein MNKINNILEEIKLPEIIKVKQIFDKTSINNVEEEIKRLLNEGNFKNKIKKGKTVAITGGSRGISNYKIIMKTIVDFVKNEGGIPFIVPAMGSHGGGDAKGQKHILEKLGITEENMGCEIKSSMEVVEIGRTIKGLPVYIDKNAFYAHGIILVNRIKAHTSFRGEYESGLVKMLAIGLGKRKGADITHSLRFEKMAENILESAKVSLSKLNILFGVGSVENAYDNVAHINILNKDEILIKEPLLLEKSKELMGKLYLDNIDVLIVKEIGKNISGTGMDTNIIGRYHTKAASGGPNITKIGVLNLNSSSNGNANGMGLADFISEKFYNNIEFESTYLNAITSTEPNSIKLPMVLENDKYVFKACAKTCGILNFKDIKLVIIENTKNLNEIYMSKEAYKSISEDKMVEVKGSYFEIKFDDNGNFII
- the mutS gene encoding DNA mismatch repair protein MutS produces the protein MEIDRNKLTPMMKQYFECKDKYPDCILFFRLGDFYEMFFEDAIVASKVLEIALTGKSCGLEERAPMCGIPFHAAASYISKLVEAGYKVAIGEQMEDPQSVKGIVKREVIQVVTPGTVLEGSLLENKKNNYLMSLYKVNDKIGLSYVDISTGETNATCIAKDKVIEEIAKVSPSEIILNDLSFKDNLKNIATMSNIYINENFDEDYLNTKILSEYFSEDYLRSLRFDNDNLIKTSLCILLNYIYNTQKQITSNINVITIYNPMEYMVLDMFTRINLELTQTIRGSKKKGSLLHVLDKTSTAMGGRLLRKYVEEPLVNKKKIDERLDVIEEIKEDFSLREDLIDILKNVYDIERICGKIAFEKVSPKEMINLKNSIEKLPLLSDRINSCDGDTIKKYIDNMEDLKDIYELINESIIEEPSITIKDGNIIKSSYNEELRELRDISKNGAFMIKDIENREREKTGVKSLKIGFNKVFGYYIEITKVNLANLDLEGRYIRKQTLSNAERFITEELKEIEDKILHAEEKIKSLEYEIFVKIRQTIYNNIDRIQNVAKIIGNIDVFTSFATVAHINNYVKPSINNDNKLDIKNGRHPVIENIVGEENFVPNDTYLNSGENIINIITGPNMSGKSTYMRQTAIICLMAHMGSFVPAEYANIPISDRIFTRVGASDDLSQGQSTFMVEMSEVSHILKNATDKSLVILDEIGRGTSTYDGISLAWSIVEYIEKYIKCKTLFATHYHELTELENEFDEVKNYSIAVKDDGENIIFLRKIIDQAADKSYGIYVAKLAKLPDEVINRSSEILKDLEKNHIYNGYAINGGANNEDANLDIGNKCSNGKDSTLNLELELKKLEDSNFKNENEHLKLEKESLKKTYKKLKKDYEKLNVEYEKLQRENLDNIANKEVALSEDQISFDVVKDDDILEEIKGLDILSMTPLDAMNALFNLQKKAKK
- a CDS encoding NUDIX hydrolase encodes the protein MKDIIDKFNNYQPYINGYENMKRASVLIPLVKENGKYSILFELRSRKMRRQPGEISFPGGRIEKNETPKEACIRETCEEIGINEDNINIISPLDIYVSHANLIIHPYLGEIKDIKNLNINKDEVDHIFLVPIDYLINYDANIYTNDVKVVPNENFPYEKIPNKEKYEFAMGEYPVWFYEYKDYVIWGITARILENFLNFIKTN